GCCGGTGGTGCCGTAGCGCAACTGCATCCGCAGGCGTTTCTTCGCGACGAGCGCCGCGAGATAGCGCTGTGCGGTCGCGCGCGACACCCCGATCGTCACGGCCACCTCCCCCGCCGACATCGGTTCCGGTGATTCCCGGAGCGCCTGCATCACGAGCTCTTCGGTCATCGAACGCGAGGGTGCCGGGCGGGCGGCCGGCAACACCGGCCGCAGTGCGGCCAGCGCCGTGTCGATCTCGGTCTGGGTGAGCTCCTCCCCCGCGACGACCCTGCGGTACTGCGCGTAGGCCGCCAGCCGCCGGGCCAGTTCGGTGCTTGCGAACGGCTTGACCAGATACACCAGCGCACCGGCGGTGAGTGCCGCGCGCACCGTCGTGCCCTCGCCGGCGGCACCGAGCACGAAACTGTCGCATTCGAGGCTCCGGATCAGGTCGATCCCGGAGCCGTCCGGTAGGTACACGTCCACGAGGGCGAGATCGACGGGACCGGCCCGAACGGCGTCCCGGGCCGCCGCGATGCTCCCGGCGACCGCGCAGACCTCGAATCCCGCCACACCCGAGACCACGGAGGCGTGGAGTTCGGCGACCCGGAAGTCGTCGTCGACGACGAGGACCTTCAGATCCGTTCCGCCCATCCCGTGTCCCTTTCGTCGAGCATCCCGGGCAGCGTCGCCAGGAAGACCGCACCCCCGGTCGGATTCTCCGGCGTGCGCTGCCCGCCACGGTCCGCCAGCACGACGTCGCCGCCGTGCAGCCGCGCGATGCGCCGTGCCAGCGCCAGCCCCATTCCCCGGCCACCGGGCACCGTCGGATCGCTGCGGGTCGTTGCGCCCTCGGCGAAGACGTCGGGCAGCGCGGGATCGACGCCGTCGCCGGTGTCCGCGACACTCACGTGCAGGTCGGCACCGTCCTCCATCAGTTCCACCTCGACCTCGGCCGGAGCGCGCCCGCTCGTGCGTGCCGCCTCGATCGAGTTGTCGAGCAGGTTGCCGAGCACCGTCGTGACGTCGACGGGTGCCCGCACGGTGGCGTGCACCCACGTGTTCTCGCCGAGCACGAGCGTGACTCCCTGCTCGCGCGCATGCGCGGCCTTCGCGACGAGGAAGGCGTGCAGGTACGGGTCGGTGATCGCGTCGATGCCCTCGAGCTGTTCACCGAGCGGACCCGAACCGAGGATCTGTTCGATGTACTCGAGCGCCTGCTCCGCATGCCCCCGGCGGAGCAGTCCGTCGAGCAGGTGGAGCCGGTTCGCGAACTCGTGCCGTTGGGCCCGCAGTGCCGTACTCATCGCCTTGACCGCGTCGAGTTCGCGCGTGAGCGTCTCGATGTCGGTCCGGTCCCGCACCGACATCACCGTGCCGAGATCCCGGCCGTCGCGCACCACACGCCGCGAAACGGCGACGACGACCCGGTCGCCGGTGGTCGCCGCAACCGGGATGCCCTCCGCGGAGCGCAGCACGTCGAGCAACCGCGGGGTCATTCCGAGGGTGTCGACACTGCGACCGATTGCGTCGTCGAGATCGAGCAGACGACGCGCCTCGGCGTTGACGACGGTGACGTTGCCGCGCGCGTCGGTGCCGACGACCCCGTCGGAGATCCCGTGCAGCACGACCTCCTGTTCGCGGACCAGCTCGGTGAGCTGTTCGGGTTCGAGTCCCAGAGTGAGCCGCTTCCAGCGGTTGGCGAGCAGCAACGATCCGACAGCACCGCACACGAGTGCTGCGAGCGCGATCAGGACGGCATCGGCGAGGTCGCTGCGCAGGTCGGCGCGCACCCGGTCGGTGGCGATGCCGACGCTCACCTCCCCGACCACCCTGCCCGAGACGGGATCGCTCACCGGCACCTTGGCCCGGACCGAATCGCCGAGCGTGCCCGACTCGCTGGTCACGACCTCCCGTCCGGCGAGTGCCTCGGTGGGGTCGGTGCTCACCCTCCGGCCGAGCTGCTCCGGATCGGGATGCGCGAGCCGGAGTCCCTGGTCGTCGGTGACCACGACGAACAACGCTCCGGTGGCGGTGCGGACGGCCTCGGCGGCCTCCTGCACCGCACCGGATGCGAGTTCCGGGTTGTCCGGGGAAACCACCCCGTCGTCGGCGGCCGAATAGCGTGCGACCTCGTCCCGCACGGTCGGGTCCGCGGACACCGACCGTGCGATCGCGAGCGCCCGCTGACCGTGCTCGTCGGTGACTCGGTCCTCGGTGGTGGTGGCGAACACCGTGAATCCGATGCCGAGTGCCACCGCCACCACCGCGGACTGGAGCAGAAGTACCTGGGTGCGAAGTTTCACGGCGTCGCTCCCGTTCGTCCCATCCGTCCAGTGTGGCCCGGGGCCGATCTCATCCGAACGGAATCTGCCCGAGTACCACCCCGACGACGAGCATCACGACCGACACCACTCCGGCGCGCCACAGCACCTTGCGGTGATGGTCGGCCAGTGGCACCCCGGCGAGGGTCACCAGCAGCAGAATCGCCGGGACCAGCGGGCTCTGCATGTGGACGGGCTGTCCGGTGATCGATGCGCGCGCCATCTCGACCGGTTCGATGCCGTACTGCGCTGCCGTCTCCGCCAGCACCGGGAGCACCCCGAAGTAGAAGGCGTCGTTGGTCATGAAGAAGGTCATCGGGATGCTGAGCAGGCCGGTGATGACGGCGAGGAACGGGCCGAGTGCGTCGGGGACGACGCCGGTGAGCCACAACGCCATCGATTCGACCATGCCGGTGCCTTGGAACACGCCGGTCAGGACGGCGGCGGCGAACACCATCGCGACGACCGACACGATGCTCGACGAATGGCGTGCGATCGCGGCGGACTGATCGACGACGCGAGGGAAATTCACGGCCAGCGCGATACCGGCGGCGATCATGAACAGCACGGGGATCGGCAGGATGTCGAGGCCGAGGACGACGAGCAGCGCCACCGTGAGGATCGCGTTGAAGGGCAGCAGACGCGGACGCAGGGTCGGACGGTCGGGGTCGAGTCCGGCAGCCAACCGACCGACCTCCCCGTCGGTCGTATCGGTGCCCTTTCCGACCGTCGTACCCACTCCGGACGGACCAGCGCCGAGCGGCATCAGGTCGGGCTTCCACGTGAGCTTTCCGAGACGGCGACGTTCGACGAAGCCCAGGTGAGCAGCGAAGCCCAGCACGACCACGAGTCCGACGACGAGCGACGGGATCATCGGGACGAACACGTCGGACGGGGACAACCCGAGCGCGCTGGCTGCACGGACCGTCGGCCCGCCCCACGGGATGATGTTCATCGTGGCGTTCGCCAGGCCCGCGACGACGGTGAGGACGACCGGGCTGACCTTCAGTTTCAGGTAGAGCGGCAACAGTGCGGAGGTGGTGATGATGAACGTCGTGGACCCGTCCCCGTCGAGGGAGACGACCATCGCCAGCACAGCGGTTCCGATCACCAGTCGTGCCGGGTCGTCGCGCACGAGCCGCAGGATGAGCCGCACGAGGGGGTCGAACAGGCCGACGTCGATCATGATGCCGAAGAAGATGATCGCGAAGAACAGCAGCGCCGCTGTGGGGGCGAGACTTTCGACGCCGTCGACGATCATGTCGCCGATGTCGGTGCCGGCTCCGGCGATCAGGCCGAACGCGACCGGGATCAGGATCAGGCCGACGACCGGGGTGGCCCGTTTCGACATGATCAGGTACATGAACGTGGCGACCATCAGGAAGCCGAGGACGACGAGCATGGCGGTGCCCACTTTCTGACGTGATCGGGGCCGGTCCGGGCACACGTCGACCACGGGTCGCGGGCGCGACCGGAGGTCTGGTGTGGGGGTCCGGCTCGAAGCCGTGAGGGTTGTGTGATCTCTGCTACAGCAGAGTGTGTGGCCACGTCCCTCACCGAGTCACCGTTGCGCGCGAAAGCGCCGTTGTGCGCATTCTGCTCGAGCCCGTCGTGGTCGGGCTCGCCGCCGGAGGCCGACAGTGGTCGGCCCAAGGGCTCCAATAAGCTGGCGGCGTGCGCCGCTTCGACTTCCCTGTGGACCTGCCCCATGCCAAGGCCGTGAACCAGACCCTCGCGGATGTCCGTCGTCTGCGGTGGTCGGCGATATTCGTCGGCCTGGTGTGCGTCGCGGGTGCGGCGGGTCTGTTCCTGCTCGGCGAAGCCTGGGCGTACATCGTCGCCGCCGTGCTGGCGGTCGCGGCCGCGACGTCGGTGTGGGTGGCGCTGTGGGCGCCGCGCAAGGTGGGGACCATCGAACAGCTCTACCGCGACAGCCCTCTCGTCCCGGCCGTCGTCGCCGCCGAGCGTGCCCGCGGGCTGACGCTGCTCGCGCTCGTCGACATCGCCAAGCCCGAGACGTCCGGCCGGCACTTCGCCCTGGTCACCCGCAACGTGGAGGCGGTGCCGGGTCACCGGATCGCGATCGGTGAGCGCGTGCCGTGTGCCGCGGTCCTTTCCGACCGCACGACCCGCAACGACTCGGGGGTGTGGCAGATGGTCGGCCCCATGCCGATCGCCTGGGGTACCCGTGATCAGAAGGTCATCGCCGACGCGGTCGCGCAGATCCCCGAGGTGGAGTGGCGCGTGCTGAAGGACAAGCTGAAGATGGTGGACCAGGTCGACGCCACCGACGAGCGTCGCCTCGAACTGGCGAGCAAGGAACTGCCGCCCGAACTGCGGTGACGGGGGCGTGCCGCGGGACGTTGTGGGTCGCCGGATTGTCGGCCGACGACCCACACGGCCCGTGAACGGCTGGCCCCTCCAGCGCTCAGGGGCAGTGGGCATCACGCGAGGTGCGGGAGCACTTCCTTCTCGAGCAGTTCCAGCCCCGAGGTGTCGTAGGCGGCCTCGGGAACGTAGAAGATCGCGTACTCGAGCCCCTGCTTCTTCAGCGCGGTGAGGTTCTCGACGATCTGCTCGGGGGTGCCGACGGCGGGCATCCCCCGGAAGGCGTCGAGCGCCCCGTCGGCCTTCTCCGCTCCGACGATCGGTTCGAGACGGGCCCGCAGTGCCTCGAGCCGGTCCTGCACCTCGGCTTCGGTGCGGCCGATCGCCACGTTGTAGTTGGCCGATCGCACGATGGCGTCGAAGTCGGTGCCGACCTCGGCGCAGTGCTCACGCAGGATCTCCGACTTGCGCGCGAACCCTTCGGGTGTGCCGTCGAAGTTGGTGTACTGCGCGTACTTCGCGGCGATCTTCAAGGTCACCTTCTCGCCGCCGCCGGCGATCCACAGCGGAATACCGCCCTCCTGCAGCGGAAGCGGGCGGACGATGGCTCCGTCGACGGTGTAATGCCTACCTGAGAACGTCGCGGAACCCGTGGTCCACGCCTGTCGGAAGATCTGCACGCCCTCGTCGAGTCGGCGCAGCCGCTCACCCGGCGACGGGAATCCGTAACCGTATGCGCGCCATTCGTGTTCGTACCATCCGCCACCGATCCCCATCTCGATGCGCCCGCCGGAGATGATGTCGGCGGTGGCCGCGACCTTCGCGAGATAGGCGGGGTTGCGATAGGCCATGGCGGTACACATCTGGCCGATGCGCACACGCTCGGTGACGGCGGCGAAAGCCGACACGAGGCTCCATGCCTCGTGGGTGGCCTCGTCGGTGGGCGCAGGGACGGTGTGGAAGTGGTCGTACACCCAGATCGATTCCCACGGTCCGCGATCGGCGCGGAGCGCGAGATCGCGCATCACCTGCCACTGGTCGGAGGGGTCGATGCCGACGAGGTCCAGTCGCCAACCTTGGGGGACGAACAATCCGAAACGCATACGTGTCCTAGGGTCGAAGTGACGTTGTGCAGTGCCGGTTCGGCCGGCGCCACCTGTTCCAGTGTGCGCCGCGGCCATGGCGAGTATCGCGGAACGAAGCGGAACATGCAGGCCGCTCCGAGCAGAGCCAGACCGCCCACGGTCAGGGCACCGGCGGCCAGGGACAGGGTGGCGACGGCGCCGACGGCGAACGGACCGAGGAAGAAACCGAGTCGCCACATCGTGGCGAAGGCCGCCATGGCCCGTGCTCGTCGCTCGATCGGCACGGCCTCGGCGAGATAGCTCTGTCGCGCCAGACCCCACACCGCGTTGGCGAACCCGGTGAGTACCGCGCCCGCGGCGAGAACCGCCGGTGTCCAGGCCGTGAGGGAGACCAGGACACCGACGGTTCCCAGGGCGGTACCTGCTAGGATCGCGCGACGCTCCCCCAACCGCGCGACGATGCTTCCCGCCGGCAGGTCGCCGCTCACGGCGCCGAGCGCGACGAGTGCGACGACCACCCCCGCCACGGGCACCGACGCGCCGAGTTCGCGCGCGAGCAGTGCCACGACGGGGGCACCGGCACCCTGGCCGATCCCGAAGATCGCCGACGGCACGAAGACCGCGGTGATCAGCGATTTCGGGTCGAATCCCTCCGTCATGCGGCCACGACTCGGGGCTCGGAC
This window of the Rhodococcus pyridinivorans genome carries:
- a CDS encoding response regulator, whose amino-acid sequence is MGGTDLKVLVVDDDFRVAELHASVVSGVAGFEVCAVAGSIAAARDAVRAGPVDLALVDVYLPDGSGIDLIRSLECDSFVLGAAGEGTTVRAALTAGALVYLVKPFASTELARRLAAYAQYRRVVAGEELTQTEIDTALAALRPVLPAARPAPSRSMTEELVMQALRESPEPMSAGEVAVTIGVSRATAQRYLAALVAKKRLRMQLRYGTTGRPEQEYRPQ
- a CDS encoding ATP-binding protein, which encodes MKLRTQVLLLQSAVVAVALGIGFTVFATTTEDRVTDEHGQRALAIARSVSADPTVRDEVARYSAADDGVVSPDNPELASGAVQEAAEAVRTATGALFVVVTDDQGLRLAHPDPEQLGRRVSTDPTEALAGREVVTSESGTLGDSVRAKVPVSDPVSGRVVGEVSVGIATDRVRADLRSDLADAVLIALAALVCGAVGSLLLANRWKRLTLGLEPEQLTELVREQEVVLHGISDGVVGTDARGNVTVVNAEARRLLDLDDAIGRSVDTLGMTPRLLDVLRSAEGIPVAATTGDRVVVAVSRRVVRDGRDLGTVMSVRDRTDIETLTRELDAVKAMSTALRAQRHEFANRLHLLDGLLRRGHAEQALEYIEQILGSGPLGEQLEGIDAITDPYLHAFLVAKAAHAREQGVTLVLGENTWVHATVRAPVDVTTVLGNLLDNSIEAARTSGRAPAEVEVELMEDGADLHVSVADTGDGVDPALPDVFAEGATTRSDPTVPGGRGMGLALARRIARLHGGDVVLADRGGQRTPENPTGGAVFLATLPGMLDERDTGWAERI
- a CDS encoding LLM class F420-dependent oxidoreductase translates to MRFGLFVPQGWRLDLVGIDPSDQWQVMRDLALRADRGPWESIWVYDHFHTVPAPTDEATHEAWSLVSAFAAVTERVRIGQMCTAMAYRNPAYLAKVAATADIISGGRIEMGIGGGWYEHEWRAYGYGFPSPGERLRRLDEGVQIFRQAWTTGSATFSGRHYTVDGAIVRPLPLQEGGIPLWIAGGGEKVTLKIAAKYAQYTNFDGTPEGFARKSEILREHCAEVGTDFDAIVRSANYNVAIGRTEAEVQDRLEALRARLEPIVGAEKADGALDAFRGMPAVGTPEQIVENLTALKKQGLEYAIFYVPEAAYDTSGLELLEKEVLPHLA
- a CDS encoding DUF3239 domain-containing protein — protein: MRRFDFPVDLPHAKAVNQTLADVRRLRWSAIFVGLVCVAGAAGLFLLGEAWAYIVAAVLAVAAATSVWVALWAPRKVGTIEQLYRDSPLVPAVVAAERARGLTLLALVDIAKPETSGRHFALVTRNVEAVPGHRIAIGERVPCAAVLSDRTTRNDSGVWQMVGPMPIAWGTRDQKVIADAVAQIPEVEWRVLKDKLKMVDQVDATDERRLELASKELPPELR
- a CDS encoding CitMHS family transporter; the encoded protein is MLVVLGFLMVATFMYLIMSKRATPVVGLILIPVAFGLIAGAGTDIGDMIVDGVESLAPTAALLFFAIIFFGIMIDVGLFDPLVRLILRLVRDDPARLVIGTAVLAMVVSLDGDGSTTFIITTSALLPLYLKLKVSPVVLTVVAGLANATMNIIPWGGPTVRAASALGLSPSDVFVPMIPSLVVGLVVVLGFAAHLGFVERRRLGKLTWKPDLMPLGAGPSGVGTTVGKGTDTTDGEVGRLAAGLDPDRPTLRPRLLPFNAILTVALLVVLGLDILPIPVLFMIAAGIALAVNFPRVVDQSAAIARHSSSIVSVVAMVFAAAVLTGVFQGTGMVESMALWLTGVVPDALGPFLAVITGLLSIPMTFFMTNDAFYFGVLPVLAETAAQYGIEPVEMARASITGQPVHMQSPLVPAILLLVTLAGVPLADHHRKVLWRAGVVSVVMLVVGVVLGQIPFG